Proteins encoded within one genomic window of Sphaerotilus montanus:
- a CDS encoding septation protein A: MKIFLDFLPIVLFFLTFNQAEKRADEAAALATDWFGFMISGGTVGAKEAPVLLATVVVILATFAQVLYLKLRGQKVDTMLWISLGLVTVMGGATIYFHNDTFIKWKPSVLYWVMAAAFWLSPILANKNLLKLMMGEQVDLPAFAWRNLNLAWIAFFSFMGVLNLWVAYHYDTSTWVSFKSFGGMGLMFVFMVAQGFYLTRHLKSPDGE, translated from the coding sequence ATGAAAATATTCCTCGACTTCCTGCCCATCGTCCTGTTCTTCCTGACCTTCAACCAGGCAGAGAAACGGGCCGACGAGGCCGCCGCCCTCGCCACCGACTGGTTCGGTTTCATGATCTCCGGGGGCACGGTCGGGGCCAAGGAGGCGCCGGTGCTGCTGGCCACCGTGGTCGTCATCCTGGCCACCTTCGCCCAGGTGCTCTACCTGAAGCTGCGCGGCCAGAAAGTCGACACGATGCTGTGGATCAGCCTGGGGCTGGTGACGGTCATGGGCGGCGCGACCATCTACTTCCACAACGACACCTTCATCAAGTGGAAGCCGAGCGTGCTGTACTGGGTGATGGCGGCCGCGTTCTGGCTCAGCCCGATCCTGGCCAACAAGAACCTGCTCAAGCTCATGATGGGCGAGCAGGTCGATCTGCCCGCCTTCGCCTGGCGCAACCTGAACCTGGCCTGGATCGCCTTCTTCAGCTTCATGGGCGTGCTCAACCTCTGGGTGGCCTACCACTACGACACCAGCACCTGGGTCTCGTTCAAGTCCTTCGGGGGCATGGGCCTGATGTTCGTGTTCATGGTCGCTCAAGGTTTCTACCTGACGCGCCACCTAAAGTCGCCGGACGGAGAGTGA
- a CDS encoding BolA family protein, whose protein sequence is MSANHTPGVSALAIEQALQQRLNPIGLEVIDESHLHAGHAGAASGRHFRVRVRSERFAGLTRIARHRLVYDAVAELIPQGIHALAIEAETA, encoded by the coding sequence ATGAGCGCCAACCACACACCGGGCGTCTCGGCCCTCGCCATCGAGCAGGCGCTGCAGCAGCGTCTGAACCCCATCGGGCTGGAGGTCATCGACGAAAGTCACCTCCACGCCGGGCATGCCGGAGCGGCTTCCGGACGGCATTTCCGGGTCCGCGTCCGCTCGGAACGGTTCGCCGGTCTGACCCGGATTGCCCGACATCGGCTTGTGTATGATGCCGTCGCCGAGTTGATCCCCCAGGGCATCCACGCGTTGGCCATCGAAGCCGAAACAGCCTGA
- a CDS encoding peptidylprolyl isomerase, with amino-acid sequence MKKLSFAVSAVALAAALLPALASAQNIAIVNGKAVPKARFESFMTQVTKQGNQPRTPELENQVKDELVLREIFVQEAEARGLQRSEEYRSQMDVARQSLLIRELFNDYQKKNAVSDAELKAEYDKLKGAGGGGNEYRARHILVEKEDEAKALIAQLKAGAKFEDLAKANSKDPGSAPNGGDLDWAAPGNFVPEFSQAMVKLEKGKFTETAVKSQFGYHIIQLDDSRAATFPSLEEVKPQLSQRLQQAKMTKFREDLKAKAKTDYKFSAQ; translated from the coding sequence ATGAAGAAGCTCTCGTTCGCCGTGTCCGCCGTTGCCCTCGCGGCTGCCCTGCTGCCGGCGCTGGCCTCGGCCCAGAACATCGCCATCGTCAATGGCAAGGCGGTGCCCAAGGCGCGCTTCGAATCGTTCATGACCCAGGTCACCAAGCAGGGCAACCAGCCCCGCACCCCGGAACTGGAAAATCAGGTCAAGGACGAACTCGTGCTGCGCGAAATCTTCGTGCAGGAAGCCGAAGCCCGCGGCCTGCAGCGCAGCGAGGAATACCGCAGCCAGATGGACGTCGCGCGCCAGAGCCTGCTGATCCGCGAGCTGTTCAACGACTACCAGAAGAAGAACGCCGTCAGCGACGCCGAGCTCAAGGCCGAGTACGACAAGCTCAAGGGGGCTGGCGGCGGTGGCAACGAGTACCGCGCGCGCCACATCCTGGTCGAGAAGGAAGACGAGGCCAAGGCCCTGATCGCCCAGCTCAAGGCCGGCGCCAAGTTCGAAGACCTGGCCAAGGCCAACTCCAAGGATCCGGGCTCGGCACCGAACGGTGGCGATCTGGACTGGGCGGCACCGGGCAACTTCGTCCCCGAGTTCTCGCAGGCGATGGTGAAGCTCGAAAAGGGCAAGTTCACCGAGACCGCGGTGAAGAGCCAGTTCGGCTACCACATCATCCAGCTCGACGACTCGCGCGCTGCGACCTTCCCGAGCCTGGAAGAAGTCAAGCCGCAGCTCTCGCAGCGTCTGCAGCAGGCCAAGATGACCAAGTTCCGCGAGGACCTGAAGGCCAAGGCCAAGACCGACTACAAGTTCAGCGCGCAGTAA
- a CDS encoding DUF1624 domain-containing protein, translating to MTLPVRSDRLDRLDALRGLAMVWMTVFHFSFDLNQFRLIPRQNFYADPFWTWQRLCIVTLFLTCVGLSQAVAQAQGTPADRFWRRWWRVAGCAVLVSAGSALMFPHSWISFGVLHAVAVSLLVVRFVRLPDWGWLLLGLAAIGLASGVAHPVFDTRWTNWVGLVTRKPITEDYVPLLPWLGVVAVGLGAGQWLLTHHPMVLQGRLPAVLQPLARLGRWSLSYYMVHQPVLIGLVLAWTSCAGLTAR from the coding sequence ATGACGCTCCCTGTTCGATCTGACCGCCTGGACCGGCTGGACGCCTTGCGCGGCCTGGCGATGGTCTGGATGACCGTGTTCCATTTCAGCTTCGACCTGAACCAGTTCCGGCTCATCCCGCGCCAGAATTTCTACGCCGACCCGTTCTGGACGTGGCAGCGCCTGTGCATCGTCACGCTGTTCCTGACCTGTGTCGGGCTCTCGCAGGCGGTGGCCCAGGCGCAGGGCACGCCGGCCGATCGCTTCTGGCGGCGCTGGTGGCGGGTGGCGGGGTGTGCGGTGCTCGTGAGCGCCGGATCAGCGCTGATGTTTCCGCACAGCTGGATCAGCTTCGGCGTGCTGCACGCGGTGGCGGTGTCGCTGCTGGTCGTGCGCTTCGTGCGGCTGCCGGACTGGGGCTGGCTGCTGCTGGGGCTGGCGGCGATCGGGCTGGCGTCTGGTGTCGCGCATCCGGTGTTCGATACCCGCTGGACCAACTGGGTCGGGCTCGTCACCCGCAAGCCGATCACGGAGGACTACGTGCCGCTGCTGCCGTGGCTGGGGGTGGTGGCGGTCGGGCTGGGTGCCGGACAGTGGCTGCTGACACACCACCCGATGGTGTTGCAGGGCCGGTTGCCGGCGGTGCTGCAGCCGCTGGCGCGGCTCGGGCGGTGGTCGCTGAGTTACTACATGGTGCACCAGCCGGTGCTGATCGGGCTGGTGCTGGCCTGGACGTCCTGCGCTGGACTTACTGCGCGCTGA
- a CDS encoding thioesterase family protein, with translation MPHTSHAQPPRRRSAEEQARLHQAITELWEQRITFNTVLGLKVESLDPASPRLRFDMRPELVGHFLYGRLHGGVISAALDAMGGFALTTAIGEKHPDETADQVLHRFGRMGTIDLRIDYLRQGIGQHFIATAEVTRLGGRVGSTQMRLHNDAGVLIATGAAAYIVS, from the coding sequence ATGCCCCACACGTCCCACGCCCAGCCCCCCCGCCGCCGCAGCGCCGAAGAACAAGCCCGCCTCCACCAGGCCATCACCGAACTCTGGGAACAGCGCATCACCTTCAACACCGTGCTCGGGCTGAAGGTCGAGTCGCTGGATCCGGCCTCCCCGCGCCTGCGCTTCGACATGCGCCCGGAACTGGTCGGCCATTTCCTCTACGGACGCCTGCACGGCGGCGTGATCTCTGCCGCGCTGGACGCCATGGGCGGTTTTGCGCTCACCACCGCCATCGGCGAAAAACACCCCGACGAGACCGCCGACCAGGTCCTGCACCGCTTCGGCCGCATGGGCACGATCGACCTGCGCATCGACTACCTGCGCCAGGGCATCGGCCAGCACTTCATCGCCACGGCCGAGGTGACGCGGCTGGGGGGCCGCGTCGGCTCCACCCAGATGCGCCTGCACAACGATGCAGGCGTGCTGATCGCCACCGGGGCCGCGGCCTACATCGTGAGCTGA
- a CDS encoding 2-dehydropantoate 2-reductase, with protein MKNICIIGAGSIGGFIGTRLAATGQTAVSAIARGATLDALRTHGWRLRQGDRLLQAPVAAASAQAADLGVQDLVIIAVKGPALSQVARDIAPLLGPDTVVLPAMNGVPWWFIEGRAGLGDAPLNSVDPGGLIRAAIPLRHVLGCVVHASTASPEPGLVQHRMGQGLIVGEPLGGHSDRCAKVAALLAAAGFEVTDSADVRADIWYKLWGNLTMNPISALTGATIDRVLADPLTRQFCTDAMAEAALIGERIGCHIAQRPEDRHLVTARLGAFKTSMLQDVEAGRPIELDAIVTAVREIGQRVGLPTPQIDVLLGLTRLFARVHGLYPEAAAPT; from the coding sequence ATGAAGAACATCTGCATCATCGGCGCCGGCTCGATCGGCGGTTTCATCGGGACCCGGCTCGCTGCCACCGGCCAGACCGCCGTGAGCGCCATCGCACGCGGCGCCACGCTCGACGCGCTGCGCACCCACGGCTGGCGGCTGCGCCAGGGCGACCGGCTGCTGCAGGCCCCCGTCGCCGCGGCCTCGGCGCAGGCGGCCGATCTGGGCGTGCAGGACCTGGTCATCATCGCCGTCAAGGGTCCGGCGCTGTCGCAGGTCGCGCGCGACATCGCACCGCTGCTGGGCCCGGACACCGTGGTGCTGCCGGCGATGAACGGCGTGCCGTGGTGGTTCATCGAGGGCCGGGCCGGTCTGGGCGATGCGCCGCTGAACAGCGTCGATCCGGGTGGCCTCATCCGCGCCGCCATTCCGCTGCGCCACGTACTGGGCTGTGTCGTGCACGCCAGCACCGCGTCACCGGAACCAGGGCTGGTGCAGCACCGCATGGGTCAAGGGCTGATCGTCGGCGAGCCGCTCGGCGGACATTCGGATCGGTGCGCAAAGGTCGCAGCGCTGCTCGCGGCCGCCGGATTCGAGGTCACGGACTCGGCCGACGTGCGGGCGGACATCTGGTACAAGCTCTGGGGCAATCTGACGATGAACCCCATCTCGGCCCTCACTGGCGCCACCATCGACCGCGTCCTGGCCGATCCGCTGACCCGCCAGTTCTGCACCGACGCCATGGCCGAAGCGGCGCTGATCGGCGAGCGCATCGGCTGTCACATCGCGCAGCGCCCCGAGGACCGGCACCTGGTCACCGCCAGGCTCGGTGCGTTCAAGACCTCCATGCTCCAGGACGTCGAAGCCGGCCGGCCGATCGAGCTGGACGCCATCGTCACCGCCGTGCGGGAAATCGGTCAACGTGTCGGCCTCCCGACGCCGCAGATCGACGTGCTGCTCGGCCTGACCCGGCTGTTCGCGCGGGTCCACGGCCTGTATCCGGAGGCCGCCGCCCCCACCTGA
- a CDS encoding glycosyltransferase family 2 protein, with protein sequence MRISILINNFNYARFLGDAIDSALAQAGPDVEVIVCDDASTDHSWEVIAGYGTRIRSWRSPHNLGQASAMNAGMSMSSGEWVLFLDADDRLAPDALAVCRTLMAEDVAKIQFPLQCITEDGRPMGRQIPYLLHEGDVRPLIQRFGTYGGPPSSGNLYRRSAIARYFPLDTPAWRRAADTPPFLLSAFNGRVVNAPRPLGGYRIHSSANRARGCFGNISARHGDMLRIEAHRRSTTLALLARHDGIVLDSPPLHAPWNLRTRALSLRTEPERHPYPEDTLASLLRMQAHSLAACPGYTWSERRAAQLWLLVVLLVPTSWAPRIAISNTSGRIRRWFRSVRTHVV encoded by the coding sequence ATGCGAATCTCCATCCTCATCAACAACTTCAATTACGCCCGGTTCCTCGGCGACGCGATCGACAGCGCGCTCGCCCAGGCCGGTCCGGACGTGGAGGTCATCGTCTGTGACGATGCCTCGACGGACCACTCGTGGGAAGTGATCGCGGGATACGGCACACGCATCCGGTCCTGGCGCAGCCCGCACAACCTGGGGCAGGCGTCGGCCATGAACGCGGGGATGTCGATGAGCTCCGGCGAGTGGGTCCTGTTCCTGGACGCCGATGACCGTCTGGCCCCGGATGCGCTGGCGGTCTGCCGGACGCTGATGGCCGAGGATGTCGCCAAGATCCAGTTCCCGCTCCAGTGCATCACCGAGGACGGCCGCCCCATGGGTCGCCAGATTCCCTACCTGCTGCACGAGGGCGATGTCCGGCCGCTGATCCAGCGCTTCGGTACCTACGGCGGTCCGCCGTCGAGTGGCAACCTGTACCGGCGCTCGGCGATCGCCCGCTATTTCCCGCTCGATACCCCCGCCTGGCGCCGGGCGGCGGATACACCCCCATTCCTCCTGAGTGCCTTCAACGGTCGGGTCGTCAACGCGCCCCGACCGCTCGGCGGCTACCGCATCCACTCGTCGGCCAACCGGGCGCGCGGCTGCTTCGGCAACATCTCTGCCCGCCATGGCGACATGCTGCGCATCGAGGCCCACCGGCGCAGCACCACGCTGGCGCTGCTGGCCCGCCACGACGGCATCGTCCTCGACAGCCCGCCCCTGCACGCCCCGTGGAACCTGCGCACCCGCGCGCTGTCCCTGCGCACCGAACCCGAACGCCACCCCTATCCCGAAGACACCCTGGCCTCCCTCCTGCGGATGCAGGCGCACTCGCTGGCCGCCTGCCCTGGCTACACCTGGTCCGAACGCCGCGCCGCACAGCTCTGGCTGCTCGTGGTGCTGCTGGTGCCCACGTCCTGGGCGCCCCGCATCGCCATCTCCAACACCTCCGGGCGGATCCGGCGCTGGTTCCGGAGCGTGCGCACCCACGTGGTCTGA
- a CDS encoding ATP-grasp fold amidoligase family protein yields the protein MDHPRTVAFQHTAANRPSLSARARHLLSRLLGIRRPDLLLARWLGARLSDRHYLAIGYRLYLGAWPDYDQPRTINEHIHAYMLRCRSPLLHMAADKALTRDHVARTVGTQYLVPVIGLWPDAARVPIERLPRPCVLKPTVGSGQVLFLRDGEDIDVCQIRLTLQRWLDTEYSRVNREWCYEGLHGKVIAETLLTDDRGTVPADYKLYVIGGAVRFIQVDRGRFCHHTRNLYDTDWQLLPARLSLENHAPDPRPACLAEMIDITLRLAQCFEFLRVDCYVVGGRLYVGELTNYPGAGFERFIPHAFALELGAHWRR from the coding sequence ATGGACCATCCGCGCACTGTTGCGTTCCAGCACACCGCTGCGAACCGGCCCTCGCTGTCAGCGCGGGCCCGGCACCTCCTGTCCCGCCTGCTCGGCATCCGCAGGCCGGATCTGCTGCTGGCCCGCTGGCTCGGCGCACGCCTGTCAGACCGCCACTACCTGGCCATCGGCTACCGGCTCTACCTCGGCGCGTGGCCGGACTATGACCAGCCACGCACGATCAACGAACACATCCACGCCTACATGCTGCGCTGCCGCTCGCCGCTGCTGCACATGGCCGCCGACAAGGCACTGACACGCGACCACGTCGCCCGCACCGTCGGCACGCAGTACCTCGTGCCGGTGATCGGCCTTTGGCCGGACGCTGCACGGGTCCCGATCGAGCGCCTGCCCCGCCCCTGCGTGCTCAAACCGACGGTGGGCAGCGGTCAGGTGCTGTTCCTGCGGGATGGCGAGGACATCGACGTGTGCCAGATCCGCCTGACGCTGCAGCGCTGGCTGGACACTGAATACAGCCGCGTGAACCGCGAGTGGTGCTACGAGGGGCTGCACGGCAAAGTCATCGCCGAGACCTTGCTGACGGACGACCGGGGGACGGTGCCTGCGGACTACAAGCTCTACGTGATCGGTGGCGCGGTGCGTTTCATCCAGGTCGACCGGGGCCGCTTCTGCCACCACACGCGCAACCTCTACGACACCGACTGGCAACTGCTGCCAGCGCGCCTCTCGCTGGAGAACCACGCGCCCGATCCACGCCCGGCCTGTCTGGCCGAGATGATCGACATCACGCTGCGGCTGGCGCAGTGCTTCGAGTTCCTGCGGGTGGACTGCTACGTGGTCGGTGGCCGGCTGTACGTGGGGGAGCTGACCAACTACCCCGGCGCCGGCTTCGAGCGCTTCATTCCCCACGCGTTCGCGCTGGAACTTGGCGCTCACTGGCGGCGGTAG
- the alaS gene encoding alanine--tRNA ligase: MKASEIRSTFLNFFESKGHQIVASSPVVPGDDPTLLFTNAGMNQFKDVFLGFDKRPYSRATTSQKCIRAGGKHNDLDNVGYTARHHTFFEMLGNFSFGDYFKHDAISFAWELLTEQFKLPKEKLWVTVYSEDDEAYEIWNKVVGVPAERIVRIGDNKGGRYMSDNFWMMGDTGPCGPCTEIFFDHGEDVAGGPPGSPNEDGDRYIEIWNNVFMQYNRTEDGVMHKLPKPSVDTGMGLERITAVLQHVHSNYEIDLFVALLAAAKNAVDFAAGVTDGGAGCDASSPSLKVIADHIRACSFTVADGVIPGNAGRGFVLRRIARRAIRHGYKLGARAPFFHTLVHPLAVQMGDAYPELRSNADRIFSVLKQEEERFFQTIANGMEILDSALAAVETSGTKQIDGDTAFKLHDTYGFPVDLTADVCRERGVTVDQAGFEAAMNRQRDQARAAGKFKMAAGLSYSGVPTAFHGYEHLNCETSKVVAVYVDGSQVEQANAGDDAVIVLDHTPFYAESGGQAGDTGELRNGTTRVVVEDTFKIQADVFGHHGRIAEGAVKVGDTFAAKVDAELRVKIVRNHSATHLMHKALREVLGAHVQQKGSQVTADRTRFDFAHNAPMTDAEIRQVEALVNAEILANAAANAEVMALDDAQKSGAMMLFGEKYGETVRVQTIGSSKELCGGVHVRRTGDIGVFKIVAESGVAAGIRRVEAVTGDGALAYLQSLEATVNGVAGALKAAPAEIANRIGSLQDQLRALEKEVIALKGKLASNQGDALVAQAIDLNGLKVLAAVLEGADAATLRTTMDQLKNKLKTAAIVLAAIDGTKVQIAAGVTADSIGKVKAGELVNFVAQQVGGKGGGKPDMAMAGGTDASKLAGALASVRGWVAERV; this comes from the coding sequence ATGAAAGCCTCAGAAATCCGCTCCACCTTCCTGAACTTCTTCGAGTCCAAGGGGCACCAGATCGTGGCCTCGTCGCCGGTCGTGCCGGGCGACGACCCGACGCTGCTGTTCACGAACGCGGGCATGAACCAGTTCAAGGACGTGTTCCTCGGGTTCGACAAGCGCCCGTACAGCCGCGCCACCACCTCGCAGAAGTGCATCCGCGCTGGCGGCAAGCACAACGACCTCGACAACGTCGGCTACACCGCGCGCCACCACACGTTCTTCGAGATGCTGGGCAACTTCAGCTTCGGCGACTACTTCAAGCACGACGCGATCAGCTTCGCGTGGGAGCTGCTGACCGAGCAGTTCAAGCTGCCCAAGGAAAAGCTCTGGGTCACCGTCTACTCGGAGGACGACGAGGCCTACGAGATCTGGAACAAGGTGGTGGGTGTCCCGGCCGAGCGCATCGTGCGCATCGGTGACAACAAGGGCGGACGCTACATGTCCGACAACTTCTGGATGATGGGCGACACGGGCCCGTGCGGCCCCTGCACCGAGATCTTCTTCGACCACGGCGAAGACGTGGCGGGTGGCCCTCCGGGCAGCCCGAACGAAGACGGTGACCGCTACATCGAGATCTGGAACAACGTCTTCATGCAGTACAACCGCACCGAAGACGGTGTGATGCACAAGCTCCCCAAGCCCTCGGTGGACACCGGCATGGGCCTGGAGCGCATCACCGCGGTGCTGCAGCACGTGCATTCGAACTACGAGATCGACCTGTTCGTCGCGCTGCTGGCTGCGGCCAAGAACGCGGTGGACTTCGCCGCGGGCGTCACCGACGGTGGCGCTGGCTGCGACGCGAGCAGCCCGAGCCTGAAGGTCATCGCCGACCACATCCGGGCCTGCTCGTTCACGGTCGCCGATGGTGTCATCCCGGGCAATGCCGGCCGCGGCTTCGTGCTGCGCCGCATCGCTCGCCGCGCGATCCGCCACGGCTACAAGCTGGGCGCGCGCGCGCCGTTCTTCCACACGCTGGTGCATCCGCTGGCCGTGCAGATGGGCGACGCCTACCCGGAACTGCGGAGTAACGCCGACCGCATCTTCAGCGTGCTGAAGCAGGAGGAAGAGCGCTTCTTCCAGACCATCGCCAATGGCATGGAGATCCTGGACAGCGCGCTCGCCGCGGTCGAAACGTCGGGCACCAAGCAGATCGACGGCGACACCGCGTTCAAGCTGCACGACACCTACGGCTTCCCGGTCGACCTGACCGCCGACGTCTGCCGCGAGCGTGGCGTGACGGTGGACCAGGCCGGTTTCGAAGCCGCGATGAACCGCCAGCGCGACCAGGCGCGTGCCGCCGGCAAGTTCAAGATGGCGGCCGGCCTGTCGTACAGCGGCGTGCCGACCGCGTTCCACGGCTACGAGCACCTGAACTGCGAGACCTCGAAGGTGGTCGCGGTCTATGTGGACGGCAGCCAGGTCGAACAGGCCAACGCCGGCGATGACGCCGTGATCGTGCTCGATCACACCCCGTTCTACGCCGAAAGCGGCGGTCAGGCGGGCGACACCGGCGAGCTGCGCAACGGCACGACGCGCGTCGTCGTCGAAGACACGTTCAAGATCCAGGCCGACGTGTTCGGCCACCACGGCCGCATCGCCGAAGGCGCGGTCAAGGTCGGTGACACGTTCGCGGCCAAGGTGGACGCCGAACTGCGCGTGAAGATCGTGCGCAACCACAGCGCGACCCACCTGATGCACAAGGCGCTGCGCGAAGTGCTCGGCGCCCACGTCCAGCAGAAGGGCTCGCAGGTCACGGCCGACCGCACCCGTTTCGACTTCGCGCACAACGCGCCGATGACCGATGCGGAAATCCGCCAGGTCGAGGCGCTCGTCAACGCCGAGATCCTCGCCAACGCCGCGGCGAACGCCGAGGTCATGGCGCTGGACGACGCGCAAAAGTCCGGCGCGATGATGCTGTTCGGCGAGAAGTACGGCGAGACCGTGCGCGTGCAGACGATCGGCTCAAGCAAGGAACTCTGCGGCGGCGTCCACGTGCGGCGCACGGGCGACATCGGCGTGTTCAAGATCGTGGCCGAGTCGGGTGTCGCGGCCGGCATCCGCCGCGTCGAGGCAGTGACGGGTGACGGCGCGCTGGCGTATCTGCAGTCGCTGGAAGCGACGGTGAACGGCGTGGCGGGTGCGCTCAAGGCCGCACCGGCCGAGATCGCGAACCGCATCGGCAGCCTGCAAGACCAGCTGCGCGCGCTGGAGAAGGAAGTCATCGCGCTCAAGGGCAAGCTGGCGTCCAACCAGGGCGACGCGCTGGTCGCGCAGGCGATCGACCTGAACGGGCTGAAGGTGCTGGCCGCCGTGCTGGAAGGCGCGGACGCGGCCACGCTGCGCACGACGATGGACCAGCTCAAGAACAAGCTGAAGACGGCGGCGATCGTGCTGGCGGCGATCGATGGCACGAAGGTGCAGATCGCGGCCGGCGTCACGGCCGACTCGATTGGCAAGGTCAAGGCCGGCGAGCTGGTCAACTTCGTCGCGCAGCAGGTCGGCGGCAAGGGTGGCGGCAAGCCGGACATGGCGATGGCCGGTGGCACCGACGCGAGCAAGCTGGCGGGTGCGCTGGCCAGCGTGCGTGGCTGGGTCGCCGAGCGCGTCTGA
- a CDS encoding aminotransferase-like domain-containing protein yields the protein MLTLQSQSTVPLVTQIVDGLRRLIDEGALRAGTKVPSIRQFAHAHEVSVFTVVEAFDRLVALGYLVSRPHSGFFVRKRAAVENREPAGAARAGYRFDSAWYLRKIFENRHLTMKAGCGWLPSDWLFEDGVRRSLRALAADHVDLGGYGDPKGFPPLREFIRDAMAEQEIAIAAEQVLLTQGSSQALDLVARRLIRAGDAVLVDDPGYANLLFSLRFAGAQLVGVPRTPQGYDLPALERLIIEHRPKVFFTQPRLQSPTGSTAQLAHLHRVLQLAEKHDFLVVENDIYVDLDPEPRPSLASLDQLSRVVYVGSYSKTISPNLRVGYLVAHPDLLEDLAQLKMISGLTSSEFSERLVFGALTEGRWRKHLKALRERLAEAHQRVAGRLAKLGFELFTEPKAGMFLWARHPALPDAAELSNQAAASDIMLGPGHLFTADMAPTGWMRFNVAYCGDERLFAFLDQRIRTLL from the coding sequence ATGCTCACGCTCCAATCCCAGTCCACCGTTCCACTGGTCACACAGATCGTCGACGGCCTGCGTCGCCTGATCGACGAAGGCGCCCTGCGCGCCGGAACCAAGGTGCCCTCGATCCGCCAGTTCGCCCACGCCCACGAGGTCAGCGTCTTCACCGTGGTCGAGGCCTTCGACCGGCTGGTCGCCCTCGGCTACCTCGTGTCGCGCCCGCATTCGGGCTTTTTCGTGCGCAAGCGCGCGGCGGTCGAGAACCGCGAGCCGGCCGGCGCCGCCCGCGCGGGCTACCGCTTCGACTCGGCCTGGTACCTGCGCAAGATCTTCGAGAACCGCCACCTGACGATGAAGGCCGGCTGCGGCTGGCTGCCCAGCGACTGGCTGTTCGAGGACGGCGTGCGCCGCTCGCTGCGGGCGCTGGCCGCGGACCACGTCGACCTGGGCGGCTACGGCGATCCGAAGGGCTTCCCGCCGCTGCGCGAGTTCATCCGCGACGCGATGGCCGAGCAGGAAATCGCCATCGCCGCCGAGCAGGTGCTGTTGACGCAGGGCTCCAGCCAGGCGCTCGACCTCGTGGCGCGGCGCCTGATCCGCGCGGGTGATGCGGTGCTCGTCGACGATCCGGGCTACGCCAACCTGCTGTTCTCGCTGCGCTTTGCCGGCGCGCAGCTGGTCGGCGTGCCGCGCACGCCGCAGGGCTATGACCTCCCGGCGCTGGAGCGGCTCATCATCGAGCACCGGCCCAAGGTCTTCTTCACCCAGCCGCGCCTGCAGAGCCCGACCGGCTCCACCGCACAGCTCGCCCACCTGCACCGCGTGCTGCAGCTCGCCGAGAAGCACGACTTCCTCGTCGTCGAGAACGACATCTACGTCGATCTCGACCCCGAACCGCGACCCTCGCTGGCCAGCCTCGACCAGCTGTCGCGGGTGGTCTACGTCGGCAGCTACTCCAAGACGATCTCGCCGAACCTGCGCGTGGGCTACCTCGTCGCGCACCCGGACCTGCTCGAAGACCTGGCGCAGCTGAAGATGATTTCCGGGCTGACCTCGTCGGAGTTCAGCGAGCGCCTGGTCTTCGGCGCCCTGACTGAAGGCCGCTGGCGCAAGCACCTGAAGGCCCTGCGCGAGCGGCTGGCCGAGGCGCACCAGCGGGTGGCGGGGCGGCTGGCCAAGCTCGGTTTCGAGCTGTTCACCGAGCCCAAGGCCGGCATGTTCCTGTGGGCGCGCCACCCGGCGCTGCCGGACGCGGCCGAGCTGTCCAACCAGGCCGCCGCGAGCGACATCATGCTCGGCCCCGGCCACCTGTTCACCGCCGACATGGCGCCCACCGGCTGGATGCGCTTCAACGTCGCGTACTGCGGGGACGAGCGGCTGTTCGCCTTCCTCGATCAGCGCATCCGCACGCTTCTATAA